The Streptomyces sp. ALI-76-A nucleotide sequence CCCGGCAGTGTCGTCTGCGACCCCGAGCACGCCGGCTTCGGGCTGCGCCGCATGCTGCCGCCCGGACTGCGCGGGGACTTCCAGGACCTGGTGTCCTGGCGGCAGGGCGTCGTCGAAGTCCTCGACCTCGCGCTCACCCGGCAGGACGGGGTGGTGATCGTCCCCATGACCGTGACGGACTCCGGCCACTTCGCGGAGACCGTCGGACGGTTGCGCGCACTCGGCCACGACGTCCGGCACTTCACCCTCCTCGCCGGGCGCGAGACCGTACTGAAGCGGCTGCGGGAGCGGGGCACGGGGCACCTTCTCCAGTACGTCATGGGGAAGAGGGCCGCCCTGCGCGGCGAGAGCTGGGCCGTACAGCAGCTCGACCACTGCCTGGAGCGGTTGCGGGAGCCCGAGTTCGCCGAGCACCTGTGGACCGACCACACGAGCGTGCCGAAGACGGCGGACCGTATCGCCGTCCTGGCCGGGCTGGCCCTCGCACCGAACAACGAGGGCGTGCTGCGGACCCGGCTGCGGCAGGCGCGGGTGGGGATCCGGCACATCCGGTTCGACTGAAGGGCCCCGCCCGGGCGCTGCACGGCCGTCTGGGCGCCGGAACCGCCGCTCGGGCTCTGGTTGGGCCGCGCGTGCCGGAACCGCCGCTCGGGCTCTGGAACGGCCGTCCGGGCGCGCTAGCGGAGGATGGCCTCCAGGAAGTCGCTGCCCAGCCGGGCCACCACGGTGACGTCCAGCTGGTGCAGGACGTACCGGCCGCGGCGGCGCGTGGTGATCAGGCCCGCCTTCTTCAGCACGCCCAGGTGCCGGGATATCTCGGGGGCCGTCATGCCGTGCACGCGGGCCAGCTCGCTCGTGGTGTACGCGCTGCGCGCCAGATGGCGGCAGATCCGCATCCGGACGGGGTGGGAGAGCGCGGTCAGGCGCAGCGCCAGCTGCTCCACCGACGGGGGCGCGGCGAGCTCGGCCGAGCCGACCGGGTAGTGCAGCACCGGCTGCCAGCCGTACCGGTGCAGGACGCTCAGGTGGGGCCGGCCCAGACTGGTCGGGATGAGCAGCAGACCGCCGTCCTCGGTGGCCGTACGGCCGTTGCCCAGCTTGTCGATGGTGATCCGGGCCGCGGGTTCGTCG carries:
- a CDS encoding AAA family ATPase → MLLWINGPFGGGKTQTAYEIQRRLPGSVVCDPEHAGFGLRRMLPPGLRGDFQDLVSWRQGVVEVLDLALTRQDGVVIVPMTVTDSGHFAETVGRLRALGHDVRHFTLLAGRETVLKRLRERGTGHLLQYVMGKRAALRGESWAVQQLDHCLERLREPEFAEHLWTDHTSVPKTADRIAVLAGLALAPNNEGVLRTRLRQARVGIRHIRFD